A single window of Intrasporangium calvum DSM 43043 DNA harbors:
- a CDS encoding WhiB family transcriptional regulator yields the protein MALTHGLRIPCADGDAWISDDPRERARAAPLCRFCPVRSQCAEAGESTRERFGVWAGRDLTPFTRKPGRPRGKKPEEKETSR from the coding sequence GTGGCCCTCACGCACGGGCTGCGGATCCCGTGCGCCGACGGCGACGCCTGGATCTCCGACGACCCACGCGAGCGAGCTCGTGCCGCCCCGCTGTGTCGCTTCTGCCCGGTCCGCTCCCAGTGCGCCGAGGCCGGCGAGTCCACGCGCGAGCGCTTCGGAGTCTGGGCCGGGCGCGACCTCACCCCGTTCACGCGCAAACCCGGCCGTCCGCGAGGAAAGAAGCCCGAAGAGAAGGAGACGTCACGATGA
- a CDS encoding thioesterase family protein: MLVSEYDDVIRLEPTDHPDRRQGAFTESWMIGNAVNGGVVMAAGLTALRQHLSTDPQEVAEHIDPVVLSAYFMTASAPGPFTATTELMRAGRRLTTGQVSVWQDVDGEPTERMRAIASFGNLDGADTYRQSTPPDLPPPDECVSAQQAPPDFLRHNHFLDRVDIRLDPATAGWAVGKPSMRGLIQGWLRLRDPREPDTTMLALALDAFPPVAFDLGLYGWTPTLEFTGHIRRRPAPGWLRIAINTENVGGGLMEEDARIWDSAGSLVAQSRQLCGVRPA, from the coding sequence GTGCTTGTGAGCGAGTACGACGACGTCATCCGGCTGGAGCCGACCGACCACCCCGACCGCAGGCAGGGCGCCTTCACCGAGTCGTGGATGATCGGCAACGCCGTCAACGGCGGAGTCGTCATGGCGGCCGGCCTGACGGCGTTGCGGCAGCACCTCTCCACCGACCCGCAGGAGGTGGCCGAGCACATCGACCCCGTCGTCCTCAGCGCCTACTTCATGACCGCGTCCGCCCCGGGCCCCTTCACCGCGACGACCGAGCTGATGCGCGCCGGGCGTCGCCTCACGACCGGCCAGGTCAGCGTGTGGCAGGACGTCGACGGCGAGCCCACCGAGCGGATGCGGGCCATCGCCTCCTTCGGCAACCTCGACGGTGCCGACACCTACCGCCAGTCCACCCCGCCGGACCTGCCGCCGCCCGACGAGTGCGTCTCCGCGCAGCAGGCCCCGCCGGACTTCCTGCGCCACAACCACTTCCTCGACCGCGTCGACATCCGGCTCGACCCGGCGACGGCGGGCTGGGCCGTGGGAAAGCCGTCGATGCGCGGGCTCATCCAGGGCTGGCTCCGGCTGCGCGACCCGCGCGAGCCCGACACGACCATGCTGGCGCTCGCCCTCGACGCGTTCCCGCCGGTCGCCTTCGACCTCGGCCTCTACGGGTGGACCCCGACGCTCGAGTTCACCGGCCACATCCGTCGCCGGCCGGCCCCGGGCTGGCTGCGCATCGCCATCAACACCGAGAACGTCGGCGGCGGGCTGATGGAGGAGGACGCCCGGATCTGGGACTCCGCCGGGTCGCTCGTGGCCCAGTCCCGCCAGCTGTGCGGCGTCCGCCCCGCCTGA
- a CDS encoding DNA recombination protein RmuC, with amino-acid sequence MDPAALFTGLVAGLLLGGLIAALWVRGSLLSRATAAEAERDVLHQRLDDLELARAESADAAALLAPLRDTIGRVERQVGALERDRVEQFGELGERLSSVSRSTESLRSETATLASALNASSVRGAWGEVQLRRVLELSGLLARCDFDEQVTLTSSHGATIRPDVVVNLPGGRHVVIDSKAPMSHFLQAQGESVSATERTELLGAHATSLRRHVEALAGKAYWSAFTRSPEVVVCFVPGEAILGAALADDPGLYEHALSRKVVLASPGTLFAVLRTIGAVWQQDALEQNARDLLALGQDLHARLSTLGGHVSAMGQSLARSVENYNRFVGTLESRVFVTARRLRELGIAQPDEQPEPLPLEASPRTLSAPELLDEAGLGELSRTARDEVHLARERVLDVGPGDERADRDDRDDRREASA; translated from the coding sequence ATGGACCCAGCAGCGCTGTTCACCGGTCTCGTCGCGGGCCTGCTCCTCGGCGGGCTGATCGCCGCCCTCTGGGTGCGCGGTTCCCTCCTGTCCCGGGCCACCGCCGCGGAGGCGGAGCGAGACGTGCTGCATCAGCGACTCGACGACCTCGAGCTGGCCCGGGCCGAGTCGGCCGACGCCGCAGCCCTGCTGGCCCCGCTGCGCGACACCATCGGTCGGGTCGAGCGCCAGGTCGGCGCCCTCGAGCGCGACCGGGTGGAGCAGTTCGGCGAGCTCGGCGAGCGGCTCTCCTCGGTCAGCCGGTCGACCGAGTCGCTCCGGTCAGAGACGGCGACCCTCGCGAGCGCGCTCAACGCCTCGTCGGTCCGCGGCGCGTGGGGTGAGGTTCAGCTCCGCCGGGTGCTCGAGCTGTCCGGGCTGCTCGCCCGTTGTGACTTCGACGAGCAGGTGACGTTGACCTCGAGCCACGGGGCGACGATCCGCCCCGACGTCGTCGTCAACCTGCCGGGCGGGCGGCACGTCGTCATCGACAGCAAGGCCCCGATGTCCCACTTCCTCCAGGCGCAGGGCGAGTCGGTCAGCGCCACGGAGCGCACCGAGCTCCTCGGCGCCCACGCCACGTCGCTGCGCCGGCACGTCGAGGCCCTCGCCGGGAAGGCGTACTGGAGCGCCTTCACCCGCTCTCCCGAGGTGGTCGTCTGCTTCGTGCCCGGCGAGGCGATCCTCGGTGCGGCGCTCGCCGACGACCCCGGCCTCTACGAGCACGCACTGAGCCGCAAGGTCGTCCTCGCGTCGCCCGGCACCCTCTTCGCGGTGCTGCGCACCATCGGAGCGGTCTGGCAGCAGGACGCCCTCGAGCAGAACGCCCGCGACCTCCTCGCCCTCGGCCAGGACCTGCACGCCCGGCTCTCGACGCTGGGCGGCCACGTCTCGGCGATGGGCCAGTCGCTCGCCCGGAGCGTCGAGAACTACAACCGGTTCGTCGGGACGCTCGAGTCGCGGGTCTTCGTCACGGCACGGCGGCTGCGCGAGCTCGGGATCGCCCAGCCGGACGAGCAGCCCGAGCCACTCCCCCTCGAGGCATCGCCCCGGACCCTCAGTGCACCAGAGCTCCTCGACGAGGCCGGGCTCGGCGAGCTGAGCCGCACGGCACGTGACGAAGTTCACCTCGCGCGCGAACGGGTGCTGGACGTGGGGCCGGGCGACGAGCGCGCCGACCGTGACGACCGTGACGACCGCCGCGAAGCGAGCGCCTGA
- a CDS encoding recombinase family protein — MSTRPPRRAAVYLRISLDATGEGLAVDRQRKECLAIVKARGWDVTREYVDNSISASDARKNRPGYDALVRDFQAGHYDALVCYDLDRLTRQPRQLEDWIDAAEARGLALVTANGEADLTTDAGRLFARIRLAVARAEVERKSARQRSAARQRSELGKPPLGVRLTGYTPRGELVPEEAAVVRRIFDEFLEVRNLRRVARSLTEDGIVTRRGKPWHPSTVQTILRNPRYAGRAVYQGQQTGQRGAWVPIVTDDEYEAVQAILDNPERVANSTGSTERKHLGSGLYLCAVCRQPLSAWSGARYRCRDGAHVNRSRGPVDQYVRAVIAARLSRPDVADLLAPTTATTAPLQEEVARLRKRLARLDADYDADFIDGPRYKAARDRGREELVKAQAALAAAQTRGELSAVVTAPDPAEAFLAAPLATQRAVVDALAVVALAKGTRYSRTFDPATVVIEPKGEK; from the coding sequence ATGAGCACAAGACCCCCACGAAGAGCGGCCGTCTACTTGCGGATCTCGCTCGACGCGACCGGCGAAGGGCTGGCCGTCGACCGGCAGCGCAAAGAGTGCCTGGCCATCGTCAAGGCCCGCGGGTGGGACGTCACGCGCGAGTACGTCGACAACTCGATCTCCGCCTCGGACGCTCGCAAGAACCGCCCCGGCTACGACGCCCTCGTGCGCGACTTCCAAGCCGGACACTACGACGCACTGGTCTGCTACGACCTCGACCGGCTCACCCGGCAGCCACGGCAGCTCGAGGACTGGATCGACGCCGCCGAGGCCCGCGGGCTGGCCCTCGTGACCGCCAACGGTGAGGCCGACCTGACCACCGACGCCGGCCGACTGTTCGCCCGGATCCGGCTCGCCGTCGCCCGCGCCGAGGTGGAGCGCAAGAGCGCGCGTCAGCGGTCCGCCGCCCGTCAGCGGTCCGAGCTGGGCAAGCCACCGCTGGGAGTCCGGCTCACCGGGTACACGCCGAGGGGCGAGCTCGTGCCCGAGGAGGCCGCGGTCGTGCGCCGGATCTTCGACGAGTTCCTCGAGGTGCGCAACCTGCGCAGGGTCGCCCGGTCGCTCACCGAGGACGGCATCGTGACCCGGCGCGGCAAGCCGTGGCACCCCTCGACCGTACAGACGATCCTGCGCAACCCACGGTATGCCGGTCGTGCGGTCTACCAGGGCCAGCAGACGGGCCAGCGGGGCGCGTGGGTGCCCATCGTCACCGACGACGAGTACGAGGCCGTACAGGCGATCCTCGACAACCCTGAGCGGGTCGCCAACTCGACCGGCTCGACCGAACGGAAGCACCTCGGGTCAGGGCTCTACCTGTGCGCCGTGTGCCGGCAGCCGCTCAGCGCATGGTCGGGGGCGCGCTACCGATGCCGCGACGGTGCCCACGTCAACCGCTCCCGAGGCCCGGTCGACCAGTACGTGCGAGCCGTCATCGCCGCCCGGCTGTCCCGCCCTGACGTCGCGGACCTACTCGCCCCGACCACGGCCACCACGGCGCCGCTGCAGGAGGAGGTTGCCCGGCTTCGGAAGCGGCTCGCCCGGCTCGACGCCGACTACGACGCCGACTTCATCGACGGGCCACGGTACAAGGCAGCCCGCGACCGCGGCCGCGAGGAGCTGGTCAAGGCTCAGGCTGCCCTGGCCGCTGCGCAGACCCGCGGCGAGCTGTCGGCCGTCGTGACCGCACCCGACCCGGCCGAGGCGTTCCTGGCCGCGCCGCTGGCGACGCAACGGGCCGTCGTCGACGCGCTCGCCGTCGTGGCGCTCGCCAAGGGCACCCGCTACTCGCGCACGTTCGACCCGGCTACCGTCGTCATCGAGCCCAAGGGGGAGAAGTGA
- the ychF gene encoding redox-regulated ATPase YchF: MALTIGIVGLPNVGKSTLFNALTKNSVLAANYPFATIEPNIGVVPLPDERLATLAEIFGSERILPATVSFVDIAGLVRGASVGEGLGNKFLANIRESDAICQVVRVFTDDDVVHVDGKVDPRGDIETIETELVLADLQTLEKAVPRLEKDARINKDKKAALDNALAAQQVLEEGRTLYAAGLASGVDLAEARGLGLLTTKPFIYVFNLDEDQLADADLKTELAASVAPADAVFLNAKLEMDLMDMDAEEALELLQSFGAEESGMNQLARQGFHTLGLQTYLTAGPKETRAWTIGKGWTAPQAAGVIHTDFQRGFIKAEVVSFDDLVAAGSMAAAKAAGKVRIEGKDYVMQDGDVVEFRHSATTK, from the coding sequence GTGGCACTCACCATCGGAATCGTCGGTCTCCCCAACGTCGGCAAGTCGACGCTCTTCAACGCGCTGACCAAGAACAGCGTCCTCGCGGCGAACTACCCGTTCGCGACGATCGAGCCCAACATCGGGGTCGTGCCGCTGCCCGACGAGCGGCTGGCCACGCTCGCGGAGATCTTCGGGAGCGAGCGGATCCTGCCGGCGACGGTGAGCTTCGTCGACATCGCCGGGCTGGTCCGCGGCGCCAGCGTGGGGGAGGGGCTCGGCAACAAGTTCCTCGCCAACATCCGCGAGTCCGACGCGATCTGCCAGGTCGTGCGCGTCTTCACCGACGACGACGTCGTCCACGTCGACGGCAAGGTCGACCCCCGCGGCGACATCGAGACCATCGAGACCGAGCTCGTCCTCGCCGACCTCCAGACCCTGGAGAAGGCCGTCCCGCGCCTCGAGAAGGACGCCCGGATCAACAAGGACAAGAAGGCCGCCCTCGACAACGCGCTCGCCGCGCAGCAGGTGCTCGAGGAAGGCAGGACGTTGTATGCTGCTGGGCTCGCTTCCGGGGTCGACCTGGCCGAGGCGAGGGGGCTGGGTCTGCTGACGACGAAGCCCTTCATCTACGTGTTCAACCTCGACGAGGACCAGCTCGCCGACGCGGACCTCAAGACGGAGCTCGCGGCGTCGGTCGCCCCGGCCGACGCGGTCTTCCTCAACGCCAAGCTCGAGATGGACCTGATGGACATGGACGCCGAGGAGGCGCTCGAGCTGCTCCAGTCCTTCGGCGCCGAGGAGTCGGGGATGAACCAGCTCGCGCGGCAGGGGTTCCACACGCTCGGGCTGCAGACCTACCTCACGGCCGGGCCCAAGGAGACGCGGGCGTGGACGATCGGCAAGGGCTGGACCGCGCCCCAGGCTGCGGGCGTCATCCACACGGACTTCCAGCGCGGGTTCATCAAGGCGGAGGTCGTGTCCTTCGACGACTTGGTGGCCGCGGGCTCGATGGCGGCGGCCAAGGCGGCCGGCAAGGTCCGCATCGAGGGCAAGGACTACGTGATGCAGGACGGCGATGTCGTCGAGTTCCGACACTCTGCAACTACTAAGTAG
- a CDS encoding phage major capsid protein, which yields MSNIQTPLIGARGLTVDELLAFHRAHFGAARMDATPRRPDLPDLRDPVVINRLSAGELDRCVADIDDYLRSLHAVGEARDLSEPEQQAFDETIELRDRVTRHQRLAKVLRDRPGTLRAAYHGLADDDASGGTFDAWTDVARMSDQQVRDVALRGLEARERDLSADQAARVDRLVRTVRTEENPNYDGAALARRIILTENEHYRSAFRRVMSTPHPLLSEPEIQALRAFQDFEKSELRAMGEGTGAAGGYGVPVFIDPSVIMTAQGSGNVFLDLCKVVEVNTNVWKGVSSAGVSWSFDAEGATVSDDSPTLDQPVVNVFTARGFVPFSIEVGQDYPGFASEMAELLASGYDELLVDKFTRGSGTGEPQGIVTALDADPTAEVLLGTAGTLALADVYNVWAKLPQRFRRRSSWMGAVEINNKIRQLGTAANFHGTTVDLTAGAADVLMNRQWYETPYMTDLTTTTHTNVAIVGDFSNYVIARRSGLNVELVPTLFDVTNNRPTGQRGWFAYARIGGGSANNSGFRLLNQT from the coding sequence ATGAGCAACATCCAGACTCCCCTGATCGGCGCTCGCGGCCTCACGGTCGACGAGCTGCTGGCCTTCCACCGCGCGCACTTCGGTGCCGCCCGGATGGACGCGACGCCGCGGCGCCCGGACCTGCCCGACCTGCGCGACCCGGTCGTCATCAACCGACTGAGCGCCGGCGAGCTCGACCGCTGCGTGGCCGATATCGACGACTACCTGCGCTCGCTGCACGCGGTGGGCGAGGCGCGCGACCTGTCCGAGCCAGAGCAGCAGGCCTTCGACGAGACGATCGAGCTGCGCGACCGGGTCACCCGCCACCAGCGCCTCGCCAAGGTCCTGCGCGACCGGCCCGGCACTCTTCGCGCCGCGTACCACGGCCTCGCCGACGACGACGCCTCCGGCGGGACCTTCGACGCGTGGACCGACGTGGCGCGCATGAGCGACCAGCAGGTGCGCGACGTGGCGCTGCGCGGCCTCGAGGCCCGGGAGCGCGACCTCAGCGCCGACCAAGCCGCACGGGTCGACCGGCTCGTCCGCACCGTCCGCACCGAGGAGAACCCGAACTACGACGGGGCCGCCCTCGCCCGGCGGATCATCCTGACCGAGAACGAGCACTACCGCTCGGCGTTCCGGCGGGTCATGTCCACCCCACACCCGCTGCTCTCCGAGCCGGAGATCCAGGCGCTGCGCGCGTTCCAGGACTTCGAGAAGTCCGAGCTGCGCGCGATGGGTGAGGGCACCGGCGCCGCCGGCGGCTACGGCGTGCCCGTCTTCATCGACCCGTCGGTCATCATGACCGCACAGGGCTCCGGGAACGTCTTCCTCGACCTGTGCAAGGTCGTCGAGGTCAACACCAACGTGTGGAAGGGCGTCTCCTCCGCCGGCGTCTCCTGGTCTTTCGACGCCGAGGGCGCCACCGTCTCGGACGACTCGCCGACCCTCGACCAGCCGGTCGTGAACGTCTTCACCGCCCGCGGGTTCGTGCCGTTCTCGATCGAGGTCGGGCAGGACTACCCGGGGTTCGCCTCGGAAATGGCCGAGCTCCTGGCCTCCGGCTACGACGAGCTGCTCGTCGACAAGTTCACCCGCGGCTCCGGCACGGGTGAGCCCCAGGGCATCGTCACCGCCCTCGACGCGGACCCGACCGCCGAGGTCCTCCTCGGGACCGCGGGCACGCTGGCCCTGGCCGACGTCTACAACGTGTGGGCGAAGCTGCCGCAGCGGTTCCGCCGGCGCTCCAGCTGGATGGGCGCGGTCGAGATCAACAACAAGATCCGGCAGCTCGGCACGGCCGCCAACTTCCACGGCACGACCGTGGACCTGACCGCCGGCGCAGCCGACGTGCTGATGAACCGGCAGTGGTACGAGACGCCGTACATGACCGACCTGACGACGACGACCCACACCAACGTCGCGATCGTCGGTGACTTCAGCAACTACGTCATCGCCCGCCGGTCCGGGCTGAACGTCGAGCTCGTCCCGACCCTGTTCGACGTGACGAACAACCGCCCGACCGGGCAGCGCGGCTGGTTCGCGTACGCCCGCATCGGCGGCGGCTCGGCCAACAACAGCGGGTTCCGGCTGCTCAACCAGACCTGA
- a CDS encoding tyrosine-type recombinase/integrase — protein MRLHDLRHFYASGLIAAGGDVVTVQRALGHKSATVTLSTTRTSGRRPRTVSGRPPKAWSSALLRTPCGLRAKKPRVTRAVTR, from the coding sequence ATGCGACTGCACGACCTCCGGCACTTCTACGCATCCGGCCTGATCGCTGCCGGCGGCGACGTCGTGACCGTGCAGCGAGCCCTCGGGCACAAGTCCGCGACGGTGACTCTGTCGACTACTCGCACCAGTGGCCGACGGCCGAGGACCGTATCCGGAAGGCCGCCCAAGGCATGGTCCTCAGCGCTCTTGCGGACTCCCTGCGGACTGAGGGCCAAGAAACCGCGGGTGACCAGGGCAGTTACACGTTGA
- a CDS encoding substrate-binding domain-containing protein, with protein MPEEEPTRPRRRVGPYEASLQESAHQAEVAHRARMRAARRRHALIAAVTVVALVAVGFVGWRLLTPAAPPTSVPATAAAPVSCTDATAVTIAAAPAVAPVLAALAETLSKEASGPCAAFTIEPVESFTVSGTVGTAAEPDAWVTDSAEWIARAGTLAGREITVPEPFASTGVVVALPVPAAEEIGDQAKWSAAITSRTPVRVPDPARYAVGAAALASAAGGLPPDRVAAVAQANASAPAPGLGAVAEAATPLGVVVTAAQLLAHNESNDARALAAVAPVDGAAFLGYRLVTLTDKAEVAELVADFAAYLTTEEAKTAFSEAGFATPGGPEPQMPSPLYGTVTDRPAPDAAALKAVRAAWAAATPKRQTLLALDVSGSMLRRTDQGTRLAVMQEATLQAIAGMPGSSRLGLWAYSLHIGKQGDDFRPLLNAAPVGHSSHLLDLRKQVGGLTRSVGGGRGLYDTIVATYQRARATYTKGQLNSVVIVTDGLNDDDYGASLSVALSRVKKLVDPRNPIRITIVGFGSEPDAKAMTPFAQLTGGRYVNAAEPKDLLPTLRGVLGG; from the coding sequence GTGCCGGAAGAGGAGCCAACCAGACCGCGACGGCGCGTCGGACCCTACGAGGCCTCGCTCCAGGAGTCGGCCCATCAGGCCGAGGTGGCCCACCGGGCGCGGATGCGGGCGGCCCGTCGCCGCCACGCCCTCATCGCCGCCGTCACCGTGGTGGCCCTCGTCGCGGTCGGCTTCGTCGGCTGGCGGCTGCTCACCCCCGCCGCCCCGCCCACGTCCGTGCCCGCCACGGCCGCGGCTCCGGTGTCCTGCACCGACGCCACCGCCGTGACCATCGCCGCCGCTCCCGCAGTGGCGCCGGTTCTCGCCGCCCTGGCCGAGACCCTGAGCAAGGAGGCGAGCGGCCCATGCGCCGCCTTCACCATCGAGCCCGTCGAGTCCTTCACCGTCTCGGGGACGGTCGGCACGGCAGCAGAGCCCGACGCGTGGGTCACCGACTCCGCTGAGTGGATCGCCCGCGCAGGGACGCTCGCCGGCCGGGAGATCACCGTCCCGGAGCCCTTCGCCTCGACCGGCGTCGTCGTGGCCCTCCCGGTCCCCGCGGCGGAGGAGATCGGCGACCAGGCGAAGTGGTCCGCGGCGATCACGTCCCGGACCCCGGTCCGGGTCCCCGACCCGGCCCGTTACGCCGTCGGCGCGGCAGCGCTCGCGTCCGCCGCCGGTGGCCTGCCGCCGGACCGGGTCGCTGCCGTGGCCCAGGCCAACGCCTCCGCACCCGCCCCGGGCCTCGGGGCCGTGGCGGAGGCCGCGACCCCCCTGGGCGTCGTCGTGACGGCGGCCCAGCTGCTGGCCCACAACGAGTCGAACGACGCCCGGGCCCTCGCGGCCGTGGCGCCCGTCGACGGAGCCGCGTTCCTCGGCTACCGCCTGGTCACCCTCACCGACAAGGCCGAGGTGGCCGAGCTCGTCGCCGACTTCGCCGCCTACCTCACGACCGAGGAGGCCAAGACGGCCTTCTCGGAAGCAGGGTTCGCCACGCCCGGCGGTCCCGAGCCCCAGATGCCCTCGCCGCTCTACGGAACGGTCACGGACCGGCCTGCCCCGGACGCCGCGGCCCTCAAGGCTGTCCGGGCCGCGTGGGCCGCCGCCACCCCCAAGCGCCAGACCCTCCTCGCTCTCGACGTCTCGGGGTCGATGCTGCGCCGGACCGACCAGGGCACCCGGCTCGCGGTGATGCAGGAGGCGACCCTCCAGGCGATCGCCGGGATGCCGGGCTCGAGCCGGCTCGGGCTCTGGGCCTACTCCCTGCACATCGGCAAGCAGGGCGACGACTTCCGCCCCCTGCTCAACGCCGCACCGGTGGGCCATTCGTCGCACCTGCTCGACCTGCGCAAGCAGGTGGGGGGGCTGACCCGCTCGGTCGGCGGCGGGCGAGGGCTCTACGACACGATCGTGGCCACCTACCAGCGGGCCCGGGCGACCTACACCAAGGGCCAGCTCAACTCCGTCGTCATCGTCACCGACGGGCTCAACGACGACGACTACGGCGCCTCCCTCAGCGTGGCGCTCAGCAGGGTCAAGAAGCTCGTCGACCCGCGCAACCCGATCCGCATCACCATCGTCGGCTTCGGCAGCGAGCCGGACGCCAAGGCCATGACTCCCTTCGCCCAGCTCACGGGTGGGCGCTACGTCAACGCCGCCGAGCCCAAGGACCTGCTCCCCACGCTCCGAGGAGTGTTGGGCGGCTGA
- a CDS encoding DNA primase family protein: protein MTATADTSIFDENGRPMSSSGENHTGQVRMAYRLARRYVDRLLYVHGLGWHHFDGKRWAEDDQGHARRAVLEVLRESLAESVGDKQLRMDVTRCESAAGVSGVLDIAAALVEFAATVRDVDADPWLLNCANGTLDLRTRALRPHDPSDRLTKVTTGAYDPEADSSEWHAFLASVLPDQDERAYLQRVIGQSVYGRVREHLFPVLIGVGANGKGTTYGAISHAMGDYASIINPELLMVRERGGVGGPEMMTLMGARLVIGSETEDGRKLDETLMKRLTGGDELTARRLYREPVSWRPSHQLIYVTNHLPKVKGNDPATWRRIRVVPFDVVVPVMQRDPELPERLALHADAILTWVIAGHFDYEDNGGMREPASVVRATGAFQADSDAVARFIAEECETGDYVHVRTRDLYGAWRRWAVSEGADEMSERAFAKELDRLGYEARRTRNGAVRAGLTLPDDAQGEGW, encoded by the coding sequence ATGACCGCCACCGCCGACACGAGCATCTTCGACGAGAACGGCCGACCCATGTCCTCGTCCGGTGAGAACCACACCGGACAGGTCCGAATGGCCTACCGGCTCGCCCGCCGCTACGTCGACAGGCTGCTCTACGTCCACGGACTCGGCTGGCACCACTTCGACGGCAAACGCTGGGCCGAGGACGACCAGGGCCACGCCCGACGTGCGGTGCTCGAGGTGCTGCGCGAGTCGCTGGCCGAGTCGGTCGGAGACAAGCAGCTGCGCATGGACGTCACCCGCTGCGAGTCCGCGGCTGGCGTCTCCGGGGTGCTCGACATCGCCGCCGCCCTCGTCGAGTTCGCCGCCACCGTGCGCGACGTCGACGCCGACCCCTGGCTGCTCAACTGCGCCAACGGCACGCTCGACCTGCGCACCCGCGCCCTACGGCCGCACGACCCCAGCGACCGGCTCACCAAGGTCACGACGGGCGCCTACGACCCCGAGGCCGACTCGAGCGAGTGGCATGCCTTCCTGGCCTCGGTCCTGCCCGACCAGGACGAGCGTGCCTACCTGCAGCGGGTCATCGGCCAGAGCGTCTACGGCCGCGTCCGTGAGCACCTGTTCCCGGTCCTGATCGGCGTGGGCGCCAACGGCAAGGGCACCACCTACGGCGCCATCAGCCACGCGATGGGCGACTACGCCTCGATCATCAACCCTGAGCTGCTCATGGTCCGCGAGCGTGGCGGCGTCGGTGGTCCCGAGATGATGACGCTGATGGGTGCCCGGCTCGTCATCGGCTCCGAGACCGAGGACGGCCGCAAGCTCGACGAGACGCTGATGAAGCGGCTCACCGGCGGCGACGAGCTGACCGCGCGCCGGCTCTACCGGGAGCCTGTCTCCTGGCGGCCGAGCCACCAGCTCATCTACGTCACCAACCACCTGCCGAAGGTCAAGGGCAACGACCCAGCGACCTGGCGGCGAATCCGCGTGGTCCCGTTCGACGTCGTGGTGCCGGTCATGCAGCGCGACCCCGAGCTGCCCGAGCGGCTGGCCCTGCATGCGGACGCGATCCTCACGTGGGTCATCGCCGGTCACTTCGACTACGAGGATAACGGCGGCATGCGAGAGCCGGCCTCCGTCGTTCGAGCGACCGGCGCCTTCCAGGCAGACTCGGACGCCGTCGCACGGTTCATCGCGGAGGAGTGCGAGACCGGCGACTACGTGCACGTTCGGACCCGTGACCTCTACGGCGCCTGGCGACGCTGGGCCGTCAGCGAGGGCGCCGACGAGATGAGCGAGCGAGCGTTCGCCAAGGAGCTGGACCGGCTCGGATACGAGGCCCGAAGGACCCGGAACGGCGCGGTGCGAGCCGGCTTGACCCTTCCGGACGACGCTCAGGGCGAGGGGTGGTGA